In a single window of the Clarias gariepinus isolate MV-2021 ecotype Netherlands chromosome 16, CGAR_prim_01v2, whole genome shotgun sequence genome:
- the zgc:158403 gene encoding tetratricopeptide repeat protein 39A isoform X2 gives MSNGKDAPVSANSKRTSLKACLEECMEAMDLFLNNHFSESLDKLQPRCKESMYHALIYATVLEMQAMMTFQHDDIVNAGNTMKSAQDVCQRFRKRSGSLSAKAAGDELSEEELHAEACYAECLIQRAALTFLQDENMVSFIKGGIKVRNSYLIYKELHSFIESHSSFKGPNHKHLEGGVAFGIGAFNLTLSLFPPRILKVLEFAGFSGDKEYGISKLYEGATSNNLRSMLCALLLLCYYTFLSFILGTGEGDVADAEKLLKPFRLRYPHGAIFLFFAGRVEEIKGNIDEAVLLFEDGCKAQQAWKQFHHMCYWELMWCFTYKRHWKMAYFYADLLSQESRWSKAMYVYMKAACLSMLPGGEPRPFGENEIELFRQVPTFKQKIAGKSPPTEKFAIRKARRYRASTPVPLPVPVLEMMYMWNGFSMISKQPDLTAGILETLLEAEQTLQAAPENEYTVDDSCLISLLKGLCLKNQTRLHAAEDCFNKVYSSEKKLKFDHYLIPNTLLELGLLYADTGRRDQAIKLLQKAKNNYKEYSMESRTQFRIHAALSKLKADTSDQDEITAL, from the exons ATGCAAAGAGAGTATGTATCATGCTCTGATCTACGCTACAGTGTTAGAGATGCAGGCTATGATGACCTTTCAGCATGACGACATCGTAAACGCAGGAAACACAATGAAGAGTGCTCAGGACGTTTGCCAGag GTTTCGTAAGAGGTCTGGCAGTCTGTCAGCCAAAGCAGCAGGAGATGAACTGTCAGAGG AGGAGCTCCATGCTGAGGCGTGTTATGCCGAATGCTTGATACAAAGAGCTGCTCTCACATTTTTACAG GACGAAAACATGGTGAGTTTCATTAAAGGAGGAATCAAAGTACGCAATAGCTACCTCATATACAA GGAACTCCACTCCTTTATTGAGTCACATAGCTCCTTCAAAGGACCAAATCACAAGCACCTGGAGGGAGGGGTGGCGTTTGGAATAGGCGCTTTCAACTTG ACACTTTCCTTGTTCCCTCCACGGATTCTTAAGGTTTTAGAGTTTGCTGGATTTTCTGGGGATAAG GAATATGGAATTTCCAAGCTGTACGAAGGGGCCACCTCCAACAACCTGCGTTCTATGCTATGTGCCCTACTGCTGCTCTGCTACTACACCTTCCTCTCATTTATTTTAG GGACAGGTGAGGGAGATGTGGCTGATGCTGAGAAACTGCTAAAGCCATTTCGGTTACGATATCCACAT GGggcaatttttcttttcttcgcGGGCAGAGTGGAGGAAATAAAAGGCAACATTGATGAG gcAGTATTGCTGTTTGAGGATGGCTGTAAAGCACAACAGGCATGGAAGCAATTTCACCACATGTGCTACTGGGAACTGATGTGGTGCTTCACTTACAAGAGGCACTGGAAGATGGCCTATTTTTACGCCGACCTACTTAGCCAGGAAAGCCGCTGGTCCAAG GCTATGTATGTGTACATGAAGGCTGCTTGTCTCAGTATGCTGCCAGGAGGAGAGCCTCGGCCATTTGGGGAGAACGAGATTGAACTTTTCAG GCAGGTGCCAACCTTCAAACAGAAGATAGCAGGGAAGTCTCCTCCTACAGAGAAGTTTGCTATCCGCAAAGCCAGACGCTACAGAGCCAGCACTCCAGTACCGCTTCCTGTCCCTGTGCTC GAGATGATGTACATGTGGAATGGCTTCTCCATGATAAGCAAGCAACCGGATCTCACTGCAGGCATACTGGAAACTCTGCTGGAGGCAGAGCAAACCCTGCAGGCTGCACCCG AGAATGAGTACACTGTGGATGACAGCTGCCTGATTTCGTTGTTGAAGGGACTGTGTCTGAAGAACCAAACCCGACTGCATGCTGCTGAAGATTGCTTTAACAAAGTTTACAGCAG TGAGAAGAAGCTAAAGTTTGACCACTACTTGATTCCTAATACTCTTTTGGAGCTGGGGCTGCTGTACGCTGATACAGGGAGGAGGGACCAAGCCATCAAACTCCTGCAGAAAGCCAA AAACAACTACAAAGAATACTCAATGGAGTCCCGCACTCAGTTCAGAATCCACGCAGCTCTGTCTAAACTGAAGGCTGACACGAGTGACCAGGATGAGATCACAGCCCTGTAA
- the zgc:158403 gene encoding tetratricopeptide repeat protein 39A isoform X1, which yields MSNGKDAPVSANSKRTSLKACLEECMEAMDLFLNNHFSESLDKLQPRCKESMYHALIYATVLEMQAMMTFQHDDIVNAGNTMKSAQDVCQRFRKRSGSLSAKAAGDELSEEELHAEACYAECLIQRAALTFLQDENMVSFIKGGIKVRNSYLIYKELHSFIESHSSFKGPNHKHLEGGVAFGIGAFNLTLSLFPPRILKVLEFAGFSGDKMPVFMCVCACIQEYGISKLYEGATSNNLRSMLCALLLLCYYTFLSFILGTGEGDVADAEKLLKPFRLRYPHGAIFLFFAGRVEEIKGNIDEAVLLFEDGCKAQQAWKQFHHMCYWELMWCFTYKRHWKMAYFYADLLSQESRWSKAMYVYMKAACLSMLPGGEPRPFGENEIELFRQVPTFKQKIAGKSPPTEKFAIRKARRYRASTPVPLPVPVLEMMYMWNGFSMISKQPDLTAGILETLLEAEQTLQAAPENEYTVDDSCLISLLKGLCLKNQTRLHAAEDCFNKVYSSEKKLKFDHYLIPNTLLELGLLYADTGRRDQAIKLLQKAKNNYKEYSMESRTQFRIHAALSKLKADTSDQDEITAL from the exons ATGCAAAGAGAGTATGTATCATGCTCTGATCTACGCTACAGTGTTAGAGATGCAGGCTATGATGACCTTTCAGCATGACGACATCGTAAACGCAGGAAACACAATGAAGAGTGCTCAGGACGTTTGCCAGag GTTTCGTAAGAGGTCTGGCAGTCTGTCAGCCAAAGCAGCAGGAGATGAACTGTCAGAGG AGGAGCTCCATGCTGAGGCGTGTTATGCCGAATGCTTGATACAAAGAGCTGCTCTCACATTTTTACAG GACGAAAACATGGTGAGTTTCATTAAAGGAGGAATCAAAGTACGCAATAGCTACCTCATATACAA GGAACTCCACTCCTTTATTGAGTCACATAGCTCCTTCAAAGGACCAAATCACAAGCACCTGGAGGGAGGGGTGGCGTTTGGAATAGGCGCTTTCAACTTG ACACTTTCCTTGTTCCCTCCACGGATTCTTAAGGTTTTAGAGTTTGCTGGATTTTCTGGGGATAAG atgcccgtattcatgtgtgtatgtgcctgcATTCAGGAATATGGAATTTCCAAGCTGTACGAAGGGGCCACCTCCAACAACCTGCGTTCTATGCTATGTGCCCTACTGCTGCTCTGCTACTACACCTTCCTCTCATTTATTTTAG GGACAGGTGAGGGAGATGTGGCTGATGCTGAGAAACTGCTAAAGCCATTTCGGTTACGATATCCACAT GGggcaatttttcttttcttcgcGGGCAGAGTGGAGGAAATAAAAGGCAACATTGATGAG gcAGTATTGCTGTTTGAGGATGGCTGTAAAGCACAACAGGCATGGAAGCAATTTCACCACATGTGCTACTGGGAACTGATGTGGTGCTTCACTTACAAGAGGCACTGGAAGATGGCCTATTTTTACGCCGACCTACTTAGCCAGGAAAGCCGCTGGTCCAAG GCTATGTATGTGTACATGAAGGCTGCTTGTCTCAGTATGCTGCCAGGAGGAGAGCCTCGGCCATTTGGGGAGAACGAGATTGAACTTTTCAG GCAGGTGCCAACCTTCAAACAGAAGATAGCAGGGAAGTCTCCTCCTACAGAGAAGTTTGCTATCCGCAAAGCCAGACGCTACAGAGCCAGCACTCCAGTACCGCTTCCTGTCCCTGTGCTC GAGATGATGTACATGTGGAATGGCTTCTCCATGATAAGCAAGCAACCGGATCTCACTGCAGGCATACTGGAAACTCTGCTGGAGGCAGAGCAAACCCTGCAGGCTGCACCCG AGAATGAGTACACTGTGGATGACAGCTGCCTGATTTCGTTGTTGAAGGGACTGTGTCTGAAGAACCAAACCCGACTGCATGCTGCTGAAGATTGCTTTAACAAAGTTTACAGCAG TGAGAAGAAGCTAAAGTTTGACCACTACTTGATTCCTAATACTCTTTTGGAGCTGGGGCTGCTGTACGCTGATACAGGGAGGAGGGACCAAGCCATCAAACTCCTGCAGAAAGCCAA AAACAACTACAAAGAATACTCAATGGAGTCCCGCACTCAGTTCAGAATCCACGCAGCTCTGTCTAAACTGAAGGCTGACACGAGTGACCAGGATGAGATCACAGCCCTGTAA
- the gadd45gip1 gene encoding growth arrest and DNA damage-inducible proteins-interacting protein 1 has translation MAASVLCRRAVPRLGFSTCKSFLPVVSGNNVVQLIAGYNPKPLRLNIKDPYIPDRDSEKTPVWQKTEKYDRKLFARYGFASGVDPAKLWPTAAQLEELILEEKQWHPPLEELLKNIAAKEKEKSDKRLEREKVIAANMAKMPKMIADWRKEKHEAKRKLKEEKAKKERLLAEARERFGFALDPRSSKFKEMLAEIEKEEKKKRKLLKRRKREEEQGLSPAPAAESS, from the exons ATGGCGGCGTCCGTGTTGTGCAGGAGGGCAGTTCCGCGTTTAGGTTTTTCTACTTGCAAATCTTTTCTCCCCGTTGTTTCTGGGAATAATGTCGTACAGCTGATAGCTGGTTACAACCCCAAACCTCTCCGGCTGAATATAAAGGATCCTTACATTCCGGACAGGGACAGTGAGAAGACCCCGGTGTGGCAGAAGACTGAGAAATATGACCGCAAGCTGTTCGCACGTTACGGTTTTGCCTCCGGTGTGGATCCGGCGAAACTTTGGCCCACTGCCGCCCAGCTGGAGGAGCTAATCCTGGAAGAGAAGCAGTGGCATCCTCCGCTTGAGGAACTGCTGAAAAACATCGCGGCGAAGGAGAAGGAAAAATCAGATAAACGGCTGGAGAG AGAGAAGGTGATTGCCGCAAACATGGCGAAAATGCCCAAGATGATAGCAGACTGGAGGAAGGAGAAGCATGAAGCTAAGAGAAAACTGAAGGAGGaaaaggccaaaaaggaaagGCTACTGGCTGAGGCTCGCGAGCGTTTCGGCTTTGCGCTGGACCCACGCAGTTCCAAGTTCAAGGAGATGCTTGCAGAGATTgaaaaggaggagaagaagaagagaaagctCCTGAAACGTcgaaagagagaagaggaacAGGGGCTGAGTCCTGCACCAGCTGCTGAATCCTCATAG